A part of Amycolatopsis camponoti genomic DNA contains:
- a CDS encoding ATP-binding protein produces MALAEREPELRRLLGAIAAAGAGDGSVTVVTGQLGVGKTALLKEILRSAEADPGGPRVLTAAASRTEQDFDFGIACQVLEPLVAEADAGAADRWFAGTAGAARWLFPGAPGWPGWEPGEHNDVLTAHGLVGLLAAISADRPLAVLVDDLHVADRQSLTWLRQCARRIHDLPCALVVTVREGDPGADRPAIRELWELAKTRIRPGNLSEDGVAAVLRAMSDGRAGDPRVVAACHAASTGNPLYLNEVVRRAGPSVLGERLSAQLAVLPPQVGDCARAIAVLGEHAQPWLVEHLTGADSVAVAEAVRSLERLGVFAPACPPRFAAPVLRTAIETSMTAQEDLRLRVRAATVFHEAGFAAETVAAQLLEVPAPSPAPWMPEELRTAADAATRRGEPETAARYLRRALLDLPPDGPERGWRLVDLALTEAAFDVSAAIRHLTQAIGLLPTPRERAEAVTLLPLSAFLRPEAAVLVARVTPEDAGAQAGLRLEARIRLTRCEDPSLLAGAVDRLRELGPEPPIATLAERELLAVLLHAATLSAGMPAATVAELTDRLLRCAPASSAEFAGTAPLLIISALTAGALGPTSAWLESAVGEPVRGRPARPASLIAARGAVLAQTGQLTRARATAWEAYELIGGNLGEAPESLVMALVAIAVVTRDERLATTLVEHYDEHALGRAGLHIRAALLMLRGAATAVEDPRGALARFLDCGAALHRAGWRNPALFPWRTWSAWLQRRLGDPVSAGELIDDEVRWARSWGAPAPLGRALRIKASLSSGAGDTDGLLAESIATSRASGDRLELVRALLAEGALLRDAGKAGAADRFREAYRLAEGCGAPWLTCRTAEETTGPGTPAGPSAALSEAEGRVVGFALDGLTNGEIAAEINVTRRAVEKHLTNCYRKLGISGRAELAEVFGAWGFGARSSA; encoded by the coding sequence GTGGCGCTGGCGGAACGTGAGCCCGAACTGCGTCGGCTGCTCGGCGCGATCGCCGCCGCCGGGGCGGGGGATGGCTCGGTCACGGTGGTCACCGGCCAGCTCGGCGTGGGAAAAACCGCCCTGCTCAAGGAAATCCTCCGGTCGGCGGAGGCGGACCCCGGCGGCCCGCGGGTGCTCACGGCGGCGGCGAGCCGGACTGAACAGGACTTCGACTTCGGGATCGCCTGCCAGGTGCTCGAGCCGCTGGTCGCCGAGGCGGACGCGGGTGCTGCCGACCGCTGGTTCGCCGGGACCGCCGGCGCGGCGCGGTGGCTGTTCCCCGGTGCCCCGGGGTGGCCGGGGTGGGAACCGGGTGAGCACAACGACGTGCTGACCGCGCACGGGCTGGTCGGCCTGCTCGCCGCGATCAGCGCCGACCGGCCGCTCGCCGTGCTCGTCGACGACCTGCACGTCGCCGACCGGCAGTCGCTGACCTGGCTGCGGCAGTGCGCCCGGCGGATCCACGACCTGCCCTGCGCGCTCGTCGTCACGGTCCGCGAGGGCGACCCGGGCGCCGACCGGCCCGCGATCCGCGAGCTGTGGGAGCTGGCGAAAACCCGGATCCGGCCCGGAAACCTGTCGGAGGACGGCGTCGCGGCGGTGCTGCGCGCGATGTCCGACGGCCGGGCCGGCGACCCGCGCGTCGTCGCCGCCTGCCACGCGGCGAGTACCGGAAATCCCTTGTACCTCAACGAAGTCGTGCGCCGCGCCGGGCCGTCGGTGCTCGGGGAACGGCTGTCCGCCCAGCTCGCCGTGCTGCCCCCGCAGGTGGGCGACTGCGCCCGGGCGATCGCCGTGCTCGGCGAGCACGCCCAGCCGTGGCTGGTCGAACACCTCACCGGCGCCGACTCGGTCGCCGTCGCGGAGGCCGTGCGGTCCTTGGAACGCCTGGGGGTTTTCGCTCCGGCGTGCCCGCCGCGGTTCGCCGCACCCGTGCTGCGGACCGCGATCGAGACGTCGATGACCGCGCAGGAGGACCTGCGGCTGCGGGTGCGCGCGGCGACCGTGTTCCACGAAGCCGGGTTCGCCGCCGAGACGGTCGCGGCCCAGCTGCTCGAGGTGCCCGCGCCGTCGCCGGCGCCGTGGATGCCGGAGGAACTGCGCACGGCCGCCGACGCCGCGACCCGGCGCGGGGAGCCCGAGACGGCGGCGCGGTACCTGCGCCGCGCCCTGCTCGACCTGCCGCCCGACGGCCCGGAGCGCGGCTGGCGGCTGGTGGACCTGGCTCTCACCGAAGCCGCTTTCGACGTCTCCGCCGCGATCCGGCACCTCACGCAGGCGATCGGGCTGCTGCCGACGCCGCGCGAACGGGCCGAGGCGGTCACCCTGCTGCCGCTTTCGGCGTTCCTCCGCCCGGAAGCCGCCGTCCTCGTCGCCCGCGTCACTCCGGAGGACGCCGGCGCCCAGGCGGGACTGCGCCTGGAGGCGCGGATCCGGCTCACCCGCTGCGAAGACCCCTCGCTGCTCGCCGGGGCGGTCGACCGCCTTCGCGAGCTGGGCCCGGAGCCGCCGATCGCCACCCTCGCCGAACGCGAGCTGCTCGCAGTCCTGCTGCACGCGGCCACGCTGAGCGCCGGGATGCCCGCGGCGACCGTGGCGGAGCTGACCGACCGCCTGCTGCGCTGCGCCCCCGCGTCGTCCGCGGAGTTCGCGGGCACCGCGCCGCTGCTGATCATCTCCGCGCTCACCGCGGGCGCGCTCGGCCCGACGTCGGCGTGGCTGGAGAGCGCGGTGGGCGAACCGGTCCGCGGCCGCCCCGCGCGGCCCGCGTCGTTGATCGCCGCCCGCGGGGCGGTGCTGGCCCAGACCGGGCAGCTCACCCGCGCCCGGGCCACGGCCTGGGAGGCCTACGAGCTGATCGGCGGGAACCTGGGCGAAGCACCCGAGTCGCTGGTGATGGCCCTGGTGGCGATCGCGGTGGTCACCCGGGACGAGCGGCTCGCCACGACGCTGGTCGAGCACTACGACGAGCACGCGCTCGGGCGCGCCGGCCTGCACATCCGGGCCGCGCTGCTGATGCTGCGCGGCGCGGCGACGGCGGTCGAGGACCCCCGGGGCGCCCTGGCGCGGTTCCTCGACTGCGGCGCGGCCCTGCACCGGGCGGGCTGGCGGAACCCGGCGCTGTTCCCGTGGCGGACGTGGAGCGCCTGGCTCCAGCGCCGGCTCGGCGACCCGGTCTCGGCCGGCGAGCTGATCGACGACGAGGTCCGGTGGGCGCGGAGCTGGGGCGCGCCGGCGCCGCTCGGCCGCGCGCTGCGGATCAAGGCGTCGCTGTCCTCGGGGGCCGGGGACACCGACGGCTTGCTGGCGGAGTCGATCGCGACGTCCCGGGCGTCGGGGGACCGGCTCGAGCTGGTCCGCGCGCTGCTGGCGGAGGGCGCGCTGCTGCGCGACGCCGGGAAAGCGGGGGCGGCGGACCGGTTCCGCGAGGCTTACCGTCTCGCCGAGGGCTGCGGCGCGCCGTGGCTCACCTGCCGCACGGCCGAGGAGACGACCGGGCCGGGCACGCCGGCCGGGCCGTCGGCGGCGCTCAGCGAGGCGGAGGGCCGGGTGGTCGGGTTCGCCCTCGACGGCCTGACCAACGGCGAGATCGCGGCCGAGATCAACGTGACCCGGCGCGCGGTCGAGAAGCACCTGACGAACTGCTACCGGAAGCTGGGTATTTCGGGCCGCGCGGAGCTGGCGGAGGTCTTCGGCGCCTGGGGATTCGGGGCGCGCAGCAGCGCCTAG
- a CDS encoding response regulator transcription factor, translating to MIRLVIVDDEPMVLAHLRTVLTSAGDIDIVGQAQDGAEAVEAAGRFRPDVMLMDLRMPGVDGLTAIERIVKLPNPPSVVALTTFDTDSYVLKALRAGASGFLLKSTPPEDLIGLVRVAADGHTVLSKEAARRMVTASAGEHERSQEARERTSDLTDRELDMLVCLGEGMSNAAIAAKLHLSEATVKSYVSRMLTKLGCANRTQAGLLAHEAGLAG from the coding sequence GTGATCCGCCTGGTGATCGTCGACGACGAGCCGATGGTGCTCGCGCACCTGCGTACGGTGCTGACCTCCGCCGGGGACATCGACATCGTCGGGCAGGCGCAGGACGGCGCCGAAGCCGTCGAGGCCGCGGGACGCTTCCGGCCCGACGTCATGCTGATGGACCTGCGGATGCCCGGGGTGGACGGGCTGACCGCGATCGAGCGCATCGTCAAGCTCCCGAACCCGCCGTCGGTCGTGGCGCTCACGACGTTCGACACCGACAGCTACGTCCTCAAGGCGCTGCGGGCCGGCGCCTCGGGCTTCCTGCTGAAGTCGACGCCGCCGGAGGACCTGATCGGGCTGGTGCGGGTGGCCGCCGACGGCCACACGGTGCTGTCCAAGGAAGCCGCGCGCCGCATGGTCACCGCGTCGGCCGGGGAGCACGAGCGTTCGCAGGAGGCGCGGGAGCGCACTTCCGACCTCACCGACCGGGAGCTGGACATGCTGGTCTGCCTCGGCGAGGGCATGTCGAACGCGGCCATCGCGGCGAAGCTGCACCTGTCCGAGGCCACGGTGAAGAGCTACGTCTCGCGGATGCTGACCAAGCTCGGCTGCGCCAACCGCACCCAGGCCGGCCTGCTGGCCCACGAAGCCGGTCTCGCGGGCTGA
- a CDS encoding TIGR03619 family F420-dependent LLM class oxidoreductase, giving the protein MQLGFSLPVFGKAAATPGGIARYAREAERAGAASLWVGDRLLSPVAPVVSYPGYDTMPEEFHTAQDPFTALAVAAAVTETAILGSSTINATQYQPANFARMLTSIDVASNGRLLPGLGIGWSPDEYTAVGIPMNERGKRLDDLLDLLETWWTRDVVAHDGVGYAIAESHVDLKPVRKPPVHLAGFGEKSLRRVAERADGWLPVWSVPEQFPADVLTSTLAKIRADAERAGRDPKAIGAALRVNAAPGTEPELIAESVTKIVAALEPDHTFVDIAYLTSSVDEHLDLTGKLLDLVAKG; this is encoded by the coding sequence ATGCAGTTGGGGTTCAGCCTTCCCGTCTTCGGCAAGGCCGCCGCCACGCCGGGCGGGATCGCCCGGTACGCACGCGAAGCCGAACGGGCCGGGGCAGCCAGTCTGTGGGTCGGTGACCGGCTGCTTTCGCCGGTCGCGCCCGTCGTCTCCTATCCCGGGTACGACACCATGCCCGAGGAGTTCCACACCGCCCAGGACCCGTTCACCGCGCTGGCCGTCGCCGCCGCCGTGACCGAGACCGCGATCCTCGGCTCCAGCACCATCAACGCCACCCAGTACCAGCCCGCGAACTTCGCGCGGATGCTCACCAGCATCGACGTCGCCAGCAACGGACGGCTGCTGCCCGGCCTCGGCATCGGCTGGTCGCCCGACGAGTACACCGCCGTCGGCATCCCGATGAACGAACGCGGGAAGCGGCTGGACGACCTGCTCGACCTGCTCGAGACCTGGTGGACTCGCGACGTGGTCGCGCACGACGGGGTCGGGTACGCCATCGCCGAGTCGCACGTCGACCTCAAGCCGGTGCGCAAGCCGCCCGTGCACCTGGCCGGGTTCGGCGAGAAGTCGCTGCGCCGCGTCGCCGAGCGGGCCGACGGCTGGCTGCCCGTCTGGTCGGTCCCCGAGCAGTTCCCCGCGGACGTGCTCACCTCGACCCTGGCCAAGATCCGGGCCGACGCCGAACGCGCCGGGCGCGACCCGAAGGCCATCGGGGCGGCGCTGCGCGTGAACGCCGCCCCGGGCACGGAACCGGAGCTCATCGCCGAGTCGGTGACGAAGATCGTCGCGGCCCTCGAACCGGACCACACCTTCGTCGACATCGCCTACCTGACGAGCAGCGTGGACGAGCACCTCGACCTCACCGGCAAGCTGCTGGACCTGGTCGCCAAGGGCTGA
- a CDS encoding SDR family oxidoreductase, protein MSSVLVTGASRGIGRAIALELARRGHRVIATARQPGALADLPVDRKLRLDVTDQDSVDAAVRDAGEIDVLVSNAGETVRAPLETVPLEEVERLFRLNTVGALRVAQAVLPAMRERGSGHLVFVSSIQGRLVLPIIGPYAASKWALEAIAETLAIEAGHFGVDVSIVQPGAVSSGGGERAKVFFTDDDPYTPLHDRLSALRGEVVTPEEVAVTVATTIEQPSPPLRVPAGAPAEKALRARKEAPENEPFLFAKIDW, encoded by the coding sequence ATGTCGTCCGTACTCGTCACCGGCGCGTCCCGCGGCATCGGCCGCGCGATCGCGCTCGAGCTGGCCCGGCGCGGCCACCGGGTGATCGCGACCGCGCGCCAGCCCGGCGCGCTCGCCGACCTCCCCGTCGACCGGAAGCTGCGCCTCGACGTCACCGACCAGGACAGCGTCGACGCGGCCGTCCGGGACGCCGGCGAGATCGACGTCCTGGTCAGCAACGCCGGCGAGACCGTGCGCGCACCACTGGAAACCGTTCCGCTCGAGGAGGTCGAACGGCTCTTCCGGCTCAACACGGTGGGCGCGCTGCGGGTCGCCCAGGCCGTGCTCCCGGCGATGCGCGAACGCGGATCGGGCCACCTCGTCTTCGTCTCGAGCATCCAGGGACGGCTGGTGCTGCCGATCATCGGCCCGTACGCGGCCAGCAAGTGGGCCCTGGAGGCGATCGCCGAGACGCTCGCCATCGAAGCGGGCCACTTCGGCGTCGACGTCAGCATCGTCCAGCCCGGCGCGGTTTCCTCCGGGGGCGGCGAACGCGCGAAGGTCTTCTTCACCGACGACGACCCGTACACCCCGCTCCACGACCGGCTTTCCGCCCTTCGCGGCGAAGTGGTGACGCCCGAAGAAGTGGCCGTCACGGTGGCCACGACCATCGAGCAGCCGTCGCCTCCGCTGCGCGTGCCGGCCGGGGCACCCGCCGAGAAAGCCTTGCGGGCGCGCAAGGAAGCGCCGGAGAACGAGCCGTTCCTGTTCGCGAAGATCGACTGGTAG